Proteins encoded within one genomic window of Citricoccus muralis:
- a CDS encoding IS3 family transposase (programmed frameshift) produces MSKQRRRHTPEQIVRRLGQADRLLGEGNTIADACRELGVTEQTYYRWRNQYGGMKADDAKRLKELEKQNATLKRLLAEAELEKAALKELAGGKLLGPGRRRAAITHLIRTLQISERMACRLAGLSRSAWRRPLRGDTPADPDQALRDWLRKFAKNHPRWGYRRAYHDARAEGWNVNHKKVQRLWREEGLRVPQKRRRKRVGSSTADAPKAAAPGVVWAVDFQFDVDERGKAIKICSIVDEHTRVCLGGLVERSITAERFIEHLEELVAEHGAPMMLRSDNGPEFISDAVADWAGTRTGLSYIPPGQPWRNGYVESFNSRLRDECLNINSFYSLLHARVVISDWKHEYNHERRHSSLGYLAPVEYARSCTHTFEETDSHTERT; encoded by the exons ATGAGCAAACAAAGAAGGCGTCACACCCCGGAGCAGATCGTCCGGAGACTCGGGCAAGCCGACCGGCTCCTGGGCGAGGGCAATACGATCGCCGATGCCTGCCGCGAGCTCGGGGTTACCGAGCAGACCTATTATCGGTGGCGAAACCAGTACGGCGGCATGAAAGCCGACGACGCGAAACGGCTCAAGGAGCTCGAGAAGCAGAACGCGACCCTGAAGCGGTTGCTTGCCGAAGCAGAGCTCGAGAAGGCTGCTTTGAAGGAGTTGGCTG GAGGGAAACTTCTAGGCCCGGGTAGGCGTCGCGCCGCTATCACGCACCTGATTCGCACCTTGCAGATCAGTGAGCGCATGGCGTGCCGCCTGGCCGGGCTTTCCCGCTCCGCATGGCGGCGGCCGCTCCGAGGCGACACCCCGGCAGACCCTGACCAGGCGCTGCGCGACTGGCTCCGGAAGTTTGCGAAGAACCACCCACGTTGGGGGTACCGACGTGCGTACCATGACGCGCGTGCTGAGGGCTGGAATGTGAACCACAAGAAGGTACAACGTTTGTGGCGTGAAGAAGGGCTCCGGGTGCCGCAGAAACGTCGGCGGAAGCGGGTGGGGTCATCAACTGCTGACGCCCCCAAGGCGGCTGCGCCGGGCGTGGTGTGGGCGGTTGATTTCCAATTTGATGTCGATGAGCGCGGCAAAGCGATCAAGATCTGCTCCATCGTGGATGAGCACACCCGCGTGTGTTTGGGTGGTCTTGTGGAGCGGTCGATCACCGCAGAGCGATTCATCGAGCATCTCGAGGAACTCGTCGCTGAGCATGGGGCACCGATGATGCTGCGAAGTGACAACGGGCCGGAGTTCATCTCGGATGCCGTTGCAGACTGGGCTGGCACGAGAACCGGGTTGTCGTACATCCCGCCCGGTCAGCCCTGGCGAAACGGATACGTTGAGTCGTTCAACTCGAGGCTCCGCGACGAGTGTCTGAACATCAACAGCTTCTACTCGCTGCTCCATGCACGGGTCGTGATCAGCGACTGGAAGCACGAGTACAACCACGAGCGCCGACATTCCTCGCTGGGGTACCTGGCCCCGGTCGAGTACGCTCGATCCTGCACCCACACGTTCGAAGAAACCGACTCGCATACTGAGCGGACCTAA
- a CDS encoding IS1634 family transposase — MGLFVRKVKTASGATAVQIAHTKRGIQKIVEHIGSGHTEAEIAALVHIAKTKIAGDQQELDLELPSAQAQPGSQPSIAPVGPRVTGSAAQLLWSVLEDAYEHLGFTEVGNAVFQKLVLARLVEPTSKTDTIRVLEELGVQAPSLRTIWRTLAESISQDWRDGFSKAAYAHALKTAGHAGLSVVLYDVTTLYFEATDEDELRKVGMSKERRVDPQIVVGLLVDRDGFPLEIHCFEGNKAETLTLVPVLRSFQERHQVQDLVVVADAGMLSAANLNALEDAGFSFIVGSRITKAPYDLAEHFDRHGTYFTDGQILESTRTMGAGAQVRQRRVVYQYSFKREKRDNYTLNKQIEKAEKVASGARPVRRDRFVNLTGKKPGVDWALVERARQLLGLKGYVTNISPHVLDGEAVVAAYHDLWQVEKSFRMAKSDIRARPMFHHQRDSIEAHLTIVFCALAVARHLQHVTGVSIKKLVQVLRPLRTVTIDINGQQLAAAPSIPVDAQKLLDSLVS; from the coding sequence CCGGTCATACAGAGGCCGAGATTGCGGCCCTCGTTCATATCGCGAAAACCAAGATCGCCGGTGATCAACAAGAACTCGATCTCGAACTCCCCAGCGCCCAGGCCCAACCGGGTTCTCAGCCCAGCATCGCACCCGTCGGGCCCAGGGTGACTGGGTCCGCTGCTCAACTGCTTTGGAGCGTGCTGGAAGACGCCTATGAGCATCTCGGGTTCACCGAGGTAGGCAACGCGGTGTTCCAGAAACTCGTGCTAGCCCGACTAGTAGAGCCGACCTCGAAAACGGACACGATCCGTGTCCTCGAAGAACTCGGCGTCCAGGCTCCGTCATTGCGCACGATCTGGCGGACCCTAGCCGAGTCCATCAGCCAAGACTGGCGGGACGGATTCAGCAAGGCAGCCTACGCACACGCGCTGAAAACCGCAGGCCATGCTGGCCTGTCTGTGGTGCTCTATGACGTCACGACGCTGTATTTTGAGGCTACTGATGAGGACGAGCTACGCAAAGTCGGGATGAGCAAAGAACGCAGAGTCGATCCACAGATCGTCGTCGGGCTACTGGTGGATCGGGATGGGTTCCCATTGGAGATTCACTGCTTCGAAGGCAACAAGGCAGAGACCTTGACCCTGGTCCCGGTGTTGCGGTCTTTCCAAGAACGGCATCAGGTTCAGGATCTGGTGGTCGTCGCTGATGCTGGGATGCTCTCAGCGGCGAACCTCAACGCTTTGGAGGATGCGGGGTTCTCGTTCATTGTCGGCTCGAGGATCACCAAGGCCCCGTATGACCTGGCAGAGCATTTCGACCGTCATGGCACCTACTTCACCGACGGACAGATCCTAGAATCCACCCGCACCATGGGGGCCGGTGCTCAGGTCAGGCAGCGCCGGGTGGTGTATCAGTACTCGTTCAAGCGCGAGAAGCGCGATAACTACACTTTGAACAAGCAGATCGAGAAAGCCGAGAAAGTCGCGTCCGGGGCTCGGCCAGTGCGTAGAGACCGGTTCGTGAATCTCACCGGCAAGAAACCCGGGGTGGACTGGGCGCTGGTCGAGCGAGCCAGACAATTGTTGGGTTTGAAGGGGTACGTGACGAATATCAGCCCACACGTCTTGGATGGTGAAGCTGTCGTCGCCGCCTATCACGATCTCTGGCAGGTCGAGAAGTCGTTCCGGATGGCCAAGAGTGATATCCGGGCCCGGCCGATGTTCCATCATCAGCGTGATTCGATCGAGGCGCACTTGACGATCGTGTTCTGCGCGCTGGCCGTAGCTCGTCATCTGCAACACGTGACTGGGGTCAGTATCAAGAAGCTTGTTCAAGTACTACGACCGTTGCGAACGGTCACGATTGATATCAATGGGCAGCAACTCGCCGCGGCCCCGTCCATCCCCGTGGACGCTCAGAAACTGCTCGACTCGTTGGTCTCATAA
- a CDS encoding MbtH family protein, whose amino-acid sequence MSALDNENGSFFILTNEKLEKSLWPEFKNVPDGWHVAFGPGTREECLAWVEEGAPVAQNADR is encoded by the coding sequence ATGAGTGCTCTAGACAACGAAAACGGATCCTTCTTTATTTTGACGAATGAGAAGCTGGAGAAGTCACTCTGGCCTGAATTCAAGAACGTGCCGGATGGTTGGCATGTGGCCTTTGGTCCAGGTACTAGAGAAGAGTGCTTGGCTTGGGTTGAAGAGGGGGCGCCAGTTGCTCAGAATGCCGATCGCTAG
- a CDS encoding non-ribosomal peptide synthetase has product MEHKKLTLTGAQEEFWYSQLLAGGRDRRYVKEFVDIFEDVNLAKMEEALRRVVLRTESLGLVIDIANALPQQRLRRTRPNVHALDFSGSSNPEGALDQWLVPWHAQLSPLDSDHSHVFVVARLRPDHYRVDFAAHHYHLDGYAGALIVREVMLAYQAPTSESPADSNSSIGDLEGFIERDHQYRESNHLARDREYWWGQTERLRRRASLSGAPPIRATSNHIVRSNMPSDLLNRIKSTGKSIPATLLAAAAVMLHPLVGDGDIPVGLALAARFSRKDRETPATAANILPVPIHVTAAMTFEEVVVAAEVGLAGVLRHQRYRASRLGRDLRLESGVTELAGLTVNYMGSFDSGLEGIKSRLTVVNNGLTDDAFVSVYHPEGDTTEALWYTNDQMHGEPGTRRQLQQFIRALVAVVDDPHQFVGNVDLVGDELRGQLESFNQTGIAEVPVVLPDLFAQQVSLHSHRPAVSGSDGGLTYEQLDRESNRVARYLIDLGVGPESIVAIMLPRGVDALVAILGVIKAGGAYLPVDPEYPLERIDYILNDACPSFVVASSSRGSGRSGEILVEDRPWRDVSDSAVEQQDRVRALGVDDPAYLIYTSGSTGKPKGVLVTHRGLADFVNAESAAFGVGPGQRFMHMASTSFDISVEEIFVTLCSGAELSIVEGAKSSVDADLTTTIRKVKPTHMSLTPALLATVDPDEVPEGLVVVVGGEACTSSLVDDWSKNHSLFNTYGPTENSVVSTLTGALVPGEDAPSIGRPFPGTSIYVLDGNLNPCPVGVTGELFIAGIGLARGYFRRPGLTAERFIADPFAGDGARMYRSGDLARWNEHGEVVFEGRNDDQVKIRGFRVETGEVEAALLRVPGVAQATVMVREDMPGHRQLVGYVVASGADVESALVREQLRQWLPDYMVPAAVVELEKIPLTHNGKTDFRQLPRPELDDARLIVEPESETERVLVQLYSEVLGLDSVSTDESFFALGGDSITAIQLVNRIRTELNLDLTARLVYNSPSVEAMASSLTAGLADVDEPHVLTLQDGKGAPVVAIHPGAGTGHVYSRLLRVIPPDRPFYAVQAPEYFGEASDASIEMLARRHMDGLSDCVQNWNETTLVGWSSGGTIAAEIVRQLEERGEAIASLVVIDSVDPAVSGANQTKVTEADIVTLLARHAEIGLRDLSPSVLSGVDSFYAWVEQSGAADVLPPKADALRMGRCLDGMEALLNGHVDPAYISADVMVIVASKGATAALDTEAHWRYRVNGEVKSVSAPTTHDELLTEAGVSSFEDSMRAWLQSH; this is encoded by the coding sequence ATGGAACACAAGAAGTTGACCCTGACGGGTGCGCAAGAGGAGTTCTGGTACAGCCAGTTACTGGCCGGTGGCAGAGACCGGCGGTACGTGAAAGAATTCGTCGACATCTTTGAGGACGTCAATCTAGCGAAAATGGAGGAGGCTCTGCGTCGAGTCGTCCTTCGAACTGAGTCACTTGGCCTGGTGATCGACATTGCAAACGCTTTGCCCCAGCAACGCCTTCGGCGGACTCGCCCGAATGTACATGCATTGGATTTCTCCGGTTCGTCTAACCCGGAGGGCGCGCTTGATCAGTGGCTTGTCCCGTGGCATGCTCAACTATCACCGCTAGACTCAGACCATAGTCACGTCTTCGTCGTCGCTCGCCTGCGGCCCGACCACTATCGCGTTGATTTCGCGGCACATCACTATCACCTCGACGGTTATGCCGGTGCACTTATCGTGCGTGAAGTCATGCTCGCCTACCAGGCGCCTACCAGTGAATCGCCAGCTGACTCAAACTCCAGCATCGGTGACTTAGAAGGGTTTATTGAGCGAGACCATCAGTATCGTGAGTCAAATCATTTGGCTAGGGACCGAGAGTACTGGTGGGGTCAAACGGAGCGACTCAGGCGACGCGCAAGCTTGAGCGGTGCCCCGCCGATCCGCGCTACGAGCAATCATATTGTTCGCTCTAATATGCCCAGCGATTTGCTCAACAGAATCAAGAGCACTGGAAAATCAATTCCTGCAACCTTACTTGCGGCTGCGGCCGTCATGTTGCATCCGCTAGTGGGTGACGGAGATATACCCGTTGGTCTGGCGCTTGCTGCTCGATTCTCCAGAAAAGATCGTGAGACGCCAGCGACTGCCGCGAACATCCTCCCGGTTCCGATTCATGTCACTGCTGCTATGACCTTCGAAGAGGTTGTGGTCGCTGCTGAAGTTGGACTGGCTGGAGTGCTAAGGCATCAGCGTTACCGAGCATCGCGCCTTGGCCGGGATCTACGCCTCGAGTCAGGGGTGACCGAACTAGCAGGTCTTACGGTGAACTATATGGGTTCGTTTGATTCGGGACTCGAAGGAATCAAAAGTCGGCTCACTGTTGTAAACAACGGCTTGACGGACGACGCCTTCGTCTCTGTGTACCACCCGGAAGGTGACACTACTGAAGCTCTCTGGTACACAAATGATCAGATGCACGGCGAGCCAGGAACACGGCGACAGCTGCAACAGTTCATCAGGGCGTTGGTTGCTGTGGTGGATGATCCGCATCAGTTTGTGGGCAATGTGGATTTGGTCGGTGATGAGTTACGCGGCCAGCTGGAGTCGTTCAATCAGACCGGGATTGCTGAGGTCCCTGTTGTGTTGCCGGATTTGTTTGCTCAGCAGGTGTCTTTGCATTCACATCGGCCGGCGGTGAGTGGGTCTGATGGTGGGCTGACGTATGAGCAGTTGGATCGGGAATCTAATCGGGTTGCTCGGTATTTGATTGATCTTGGTGTTGGGCCAGAATCGATCGTGGCGATTATGTTGCCGCGGGGTGTTGATGCTTTGGTCGCCATTTTGGGTGTGATCAAGGCTGGTGGTGCGTATCTGCCTGTGGATCCGGAGTATCCTCTGGAACGGATTGATTACATTCTGAATGATGCGTGCCCGAGTTTCGTGGTGGCGAGTTCGTCGAGGGGTTCTGGTCGTTCCGGCGAGATTCTGGTTGAAGATCGTCCGTGGCGCGATGTTTCTGACAGTGCTGTTGAGCAGCAGGACCGGGTTCGTGCTTTGGGCGTGGACGATCCGGCTTATTTGATCTATACATCCGGGTCAACTGGTAAGCCCAAGGGGGTTTTGGTCACTCACCGCGGCCTCGCCGACTTCGTAAACGCTGAATCCGCGGCGTTCGGCGTTGGTCCTGGTCAGCGGTTCATGCACATGGCATCCACCAGCTTCGATATCTCCGTCGAGGAAATTTTCGTCACCCTCTGTTCCGGCGCGGAACTGTCAATTGTCGAAGGGGCCAAGTCTTCTGTAGATGCAGATTTGACCACGACCATTCGCAAGGTCAAGCCCACCCACATGTCTCTAACCCCCGCCCTGTTGGCAACCGTCGATCCTGACGAGGTTCCTGAAGGTTTGGTCGTTGTCGTTGGCGGAGAAGCCTGCACTTCGTCCCTAGTCGACGACTGGTCGAAGAATCACTCACTTTTCAACACATATGGTCCGACGGAGAATTCTGTGGTGTCGACATTGACGGGTGCGTTGGTGCCGGGGGAGGATGCGCCGAGTATTGGTCGGCCGTTCCCGGGAACGTCGATTTATGTGTTGGATGGGAATCTGAATCCGTGTCCGGTCGGGGTGACCGGTGAGCTGTTTATTGCTGGTATCGGGTTGGCGCGAGGTTATTTCCGTCGGCCGGGTCTGACGGCTGAGCGGTTCATTGCTGATCCGTTTGCTGGTGATGGTGCTCGTATGTACCGTTCGGGCGATCTTGCTCGTTGGAATGAGCACGGTGAGGTGGTCTTTGAGGGGCGGAATGACGATCAGGTGAAGATCCGTGGTTTCCGTGTGGAGACTGGTGAAGTAGAAGCTGCGTTGCTTCGGGTGCCGGGGGTGGCTCAGGCGACCGTTATGGTGCGTGAGGATATGCCTGGGCATCGTCAGTTGGTCGGGTATGTGGTTGCTTCGGGTGCTGATGTTGAGTCGGCATTGGTTCGTGAGCAGTTGCGGCAGTGGTTGCCGGATTACATGGTTCCTGCTGCGGTCGTTGAGTTGGAGAAGATTCCGTTGACGCATAACGGCAAGACTGATTTCCGGCAGTTGCCGCGACCGGAGTTGGATGATGCTCGGCTGATTGTGGAGCCTGAGTCAGAGACTGAGCGGGTTCTGGTGCAGTTGTACTCGGAGGTCTTGGGATTGGACTCGGTGAGTACTGATGAGTCGTTCTTTGCTTTGGGCGGGGACTCGATTACGGCGATTCAACTGGTCAACCGCATACGGACGGAGCTAAACCTCGACCTAACGGCTCGGCTTGTCTACAACAGCCCAAGCGTCGAGGCAATGGCGTCTTCATTGACTGCTGGTCTCGCCGATGTAGATGAACCGCATGTATTGACGCTCCAGGATGGAAAAGGCGCACCCGTCGTCGCGATTCATCCTGGAGCCGGTACCGGGCACGTATATTCACGGCTACTACGGGTTATCCCACCGGACCGCCCCTTCTACGCGGTACAGGCACCGGAGTACTTCGGGGAGGCCTCGGACGCAAGTATCGAGATGCTTGCTCGACGCCATATGGATGGGCTTTCTGACTGTGTGCAAAACTGGAACGAAACGACGCTGGTCGGATGGTCCAGCGGCGGAACGATTGCCGCAGAGATCGTTCGCCAATTGGAAGAGCGTGGTGAAGCGATTGCGTCGTTGGTGGTTATTGATTCGGTGGACCCTGCCGTTTCTGGTGCGAACCAGACGAAAGTGACCGAGGCAGATATCGTGACTCTGCTTGCCCGGCACGCTGAAATTGGCTTGAGGGATCTTTCTCCTTCCGTGCTCAGCGGAGTCGACAGCTTCTATGCATGGGTAGAACAGAGTGGTGCAGCCGACGTCCTTCCGCCTAAGGCAGATGCCCTCCGTATGGGCCGTTGTTTGGATGGAATGGAAGCGTTGTTAAACGGTCATGTGGATCCCGCCTATATCTCCGCTGACGTCATGGTCATCGTTGCGTCAAAGGGTGCTACCGCTGCACTTGACACAGAAGCCCATTGGCGTTACCGCGTGAACGGTGAGGTGAAGTCGGTCTCGGCCCCGACAACACATGACGAGCTACTGACTGAAGCTGGCGTTAGCAGTTTCGAAGATTCAATGCGCGCATGGCTCCAGTCTCACTAG
- a CDS encoding GbsR/MarR family transcriptional regulator, translating into MTDQVQTLKFVDKAGAYYAESLGFPPVAGRTLAYLAVSSPAEQTIAELADALLASRSAITQAVSLLSERGLARRYRGRGQRVDFVVANLDIQQFTRDLDGEAYADQAQLLEQASQLLEADESGRKQALQELSELYLFLAERLPELKDEWLAVRARLRERDGAAEANLDSTVIVDSS; encoded by the coding sequence ATGACAGACCAGGTGCAAACGTTGAAGTTCGTCGATAAAGCCGGTGCTTACTACGCGGAAAGCCTGGGATTTCCACCCGTGGCCGGCCGGACGTTGGCATACCTAGCCGTGAGCTCTCCGGCGGAACAGACGATCGCCGAACTAGCAGACGCGCTACTAGCCAGCAGAAGTGCAATCACTCAGGCCGTGTCATTGCTCAGCGAAAGAGGACTAGCCCGGCGCTATCGCGGTCGCGGGCAAAGGGTCGACTTCGTAGTCGCAAATCTTGACATCCAGCAATTCACCAGGGACTTGGACGGTGAGGCTTACGCCGATCAAGCCCAACTACTTGAGCAAGCTTCGCAACTCCTCGAAGCTGATGAGTCAGGGAGAAAACAGGCGCTTCAAGAGCTGAGCGAACTGTATCTCTTTCTCGCTGAGCGACTTCCAGAGTTAAAAGACGAATGGCTCGCTGTTCGAGCTCGTTTGCGGGAGCGGGATGGAGCCGCTGAAGCGAATCTTGACTCGACTGTGATTGTTGATTCTTCTTGA